From a single Brassica rapa cultivar Chiifu-401-42 chromosome A01, CAAS_Brap_v3.01, whole genome shotgun sequence genomic region:
- the LOC103859059 gene encoding vesicle-associated protein 4-2 gives MTMTTEEKPASDGRGGWGFFKIPFRNSSGRGNAASSAATSPFPSSSSSTSSHLHNHHHHHNNHHHHHQLGYNGPHGDGSGQNQHPTPSPSVSSVAKSFLPTKRRLKLDPSEKLYFPYEPGKQVRSAIKIKNTSKSHVAFKFQTTAPKSCFMRPPGAILAPGETIIATVFKFVEPPENNEKPMDQKSRVKFKIMSLKVKGPMDYVPELFDEQKDDVSKEQILRVIFLDPERPNPALEKLKRQLAEADAAVEERKKPPEETGPKMIGEGLVIDEWKERRERYLAQQQGEGVDSV, from the exons ATGACTATGACGACGGAGGAGAAACCAGCTTCAGATGGCCGAGGAGGTTGGGGTTTCTTCAAGATCCCGTTTCGAAACTCCAGCGGTCGCGGAAACGCAGCATCGAGTGCCGCCACGTCACCGTTtccatcgtcttcttcttctacatCTTCTCATCTCCATAACCATCACCATCACCACAACAaccatcatcaccatcatcagcTTGGCTATAACGGGCCTCATGGTGATGGATCGGGTCAGAATCAGCACCCGACTCCTTCTCCCTCGGTATCGTCTGTGGCTAAGTCGTTTCTGCCTACGAAACGCAGATTGAAGCTTGATCCGTCGGAGAAACTCTATTTCCCTT atgaGCCTGGGAAGCAAGTGAGGAGTGctattaagattaaaaatacCAGCAAATCTCATGTAGCGTTTAAG TTTCAAACAACTGCACCGAAGAGTTGTTTCATGCGTCCACCGGGTGCCATTCTTGCTCCTGGAGAGACTATTATCGCCACTG TGTTCAAATTTGTTGAGCCTCCGGAGAATAATGAGAAGCCAATGGATCAAAAGAGCAGAGTTAAGTTTAAAATCATGAGCCTGAAGGTGAAAGGTCCAATGGACTATGTGCCTGAGCTG TTTGATGAGCAAAAGGATGATGTGTCTAAGGAGCAAATATTGCGTGTTATCTTCTTGGATCCAGAACGTCCCAACCCT GCACTGGAGAAACTGAAGCGTCAGCTAGCTGAAGCAGATGCAGCAGTGGAGGAAAGAAAGAAGCCACCAGAGGAAACAGGTCCAAAGATGATTGGAGAAGGACTCGTGATCGATGAATGG AAGGAACGCCGAGAGAGATATCTTGCACAGCAACAAGGCGAAGGAGTTGACTCTGTCTAA
- the LOC103859068 gene encoding bifunctional riboflavin kinase/FMN phosphatase, with translation MSMSNSLKKLSSCVLIDLDGTLINTDGVVSDILRKYLSKYGKQWDGREALKIVGKTPLEAATTIVEDYGLPCGVDEFNSEFYPLFSAQMDKIKSLPGANRLIRHLNGHGVPMALASNSSRANIESKISYHQGWKECFSVIVGSDEVSKGKPSPDIFLEAARKLNKDPGECLVIEDSVPGVLAGKAAGASVIAVPSLPKQTHLYTSADEVINSLLDLKPEKWGLPPFQDWIENTLPIDPWRIGGPVIKGFGRGSKVLGIPTANLSTKDYAEELVEHPSGVYFGWAGLATRGVFKMVMSIGWNPYFNNTEKTIEPWLLHDFTEDFYGEELRLIIVGYIRPEANFPSLESLVAKIHADREVAEKALDLPSYAKFKDDPYLTK, from the exons atgtcGATGAGCAATTCGTTGAAGAAGCTCTCGTCTTGTGTTCTTATTGATCTCGACGGAACCCTAATCAACACAG ATGGTGTAGTGAGTGATATATTGAGGAAGTATTTAAGTAAATATGGAAAGCAGTGGGATGGGAGAGAGGCGCTGAAGATAGTGGGGAAGACTCCGTTAGAAGCTGCGACTACCATTGTTGAAGATTATGGACTTCCTTGTGGTGTTGATGAGTTCAATTCTGAGTTTTACCCTTTGTTCTCTGCTCA gATGGATAAGATCAAGTCTCTTCCTGGTGCTAATAGGTTGATTCGGCATTTGAATGGGCATGGTGTGCCTATGGCATTGGCTTCTAACTCTTCAAGGGCTAATATTGAATCCAAGATCTCTTATCATCAAG GTTGGAAGGAATGCTTCTCGGTTATTGTTGGTAGTGATGAAGTTTCCAAAGGAAAGCCTTCTCCTGATAT TTTTCTGGAAGCAgcgaggaagttgaataaagATCCTGGAGAGTGTTTGGTTATTGAAGATTCTGT GCCTGGTGTTTTGGCTGGTAAAGCTGCTGGGGCCTCAGTGATTGCTGTGCCTTCTTTGCCTAAACAAACTCATCTCTATACTTCTGCAGACGAAGTCATTAATTCTCTGCTTGACTTAAAACCTGAGAAATGGGGTCTTCCTCCATTTCAAGACT GGATAGAGAACACTTTGCCTATCGATCCTTGGCGTATAGGAGGTCCAGTTATCAAAGGATTTGGCCGTGGCTCTAAAGTACTCGGAATCCCCACAG CTAACTTGTCAACAAAGGATTACGCTGAGGAGCTAGTGGAGCATCCTTCGGGAGTGTACTTTGGTTGGGCGGGGTTAGCAACGAGAGGTGTCTTTAAAATGGTCATGAGCATTGGTTGGAATCCTTATTTCAACAACACTGAGAAAACTATT GAGCCATGGTTGCTTCACGATTTCACTGAAGATTTCTATGGAGAAGAGCTACGTCTTATAATCGTTGGTTATATACGTCCTGAG GCTAACTTCCCTTCACTGGAGAGTCTGGTCGCAAAGATTCACGCGGACAGGGAAGTTGCAGAGAAGGCTCTTGATCTTCCATCGTATGCTAAGTTTAAAGATGATCCTTACCTGACTAAATGA
- the LOC103859048 gene encoding uncharacterized protein LOC103859048 — MNIATYYRHSNVILNLHVDKTLVRTRQGRSNDITFITRTQGRRRKMGLCLVKACAATGESEDESREQSKTERRSFLTLAEAGLVEISGLGAHEKFLCRLTISSLNLLRVISEQEGCSIEELNAGKICDWFFKDKLKREQNMESAVLQWDDPDFPF; from the exons ATGAACATTGCCACTTATTATCGTCACTCCAACGTCATCCTTAATCTTCATGTAGACAAGACTTTAGTGAGGACTCGACAAGGAAGGTCAAATGATATTACATTCATAACAAGAAcacaaggaagaagaagaaagatgggaTTGTGTTTGGTAAAAGCATGTGCCGCTACGGGAGAATCAGAAGACGAATCCAGAGAACAAAGCAAGACCGAGAGAAGAAGTTTCTTGACCTTAGCAGAAGCCGGTCTTGTCGAAATCTCGGGCCTTGGTGCACACGAGAAGTTTCTCTGTCGACTAACG ATATCATCGTTGAACTTACTAAGGGTGATATCGGAGCAAGAAGGATGTTCAATAGAAGAGTTAAATGCTGGAAAAATATGCGATTGGTTCTTTAAAGATAAGCTGAAGAGAGAGCAGAACATGGAATCTGCCGTTCTTCAATGGGATGATCCCGATTTTCCATTTTAA